A stretch of Geomonas oryzisoli DNA encodes these proteins:
- a CDS encoding pyridoxal phosphate-dependent aminotransferase — MPVADKIAGFIAKSSWIRKMFEEGEKLRKEYGADKVYDFTLGNPDVEPPEAFQAEFLKLAKTPVPGMHRYMNNAGYVETRNAVARMLSAASDLPVQGSQVVMTCGAGGALNVVLKTILNPGDEVILLTPFFVEYRFYIDNHGGVPVEVWTDRETFQLDIPAIAAAVTAKTRAIIICSPNNPTGVIYPAESLKALGEMVAAKEQELGRQILVISDEPYARIAYDGKNVPNIFRYVANSVIVTSHSKDLALPGERIGYLAASPRMKDVDQFMEGAVFSNRVLGFVNAPALMQRLVAGLQHVSVDIDAYRVKRDLLYNSLTEMGFSMVKPDGAFYLFPKSPLADDVEFVKMAQKHRILLVPGAGFGAPGFFRIAYCVDKGMIERSIPAWRELAKEAGLQG; from the coding sequence ATGCCCGTCGCTGATAAGATCGCCGGATTTATTGCGAAATCGTCGTGGATCAGGAAGATGTTCGAGGAGGGTGAGAAGCTCAGGAAGGAGTACGGCGCCGACAAGGTCTACGACTTCACCCTGGGGAACCCCGACGTCGAGCCCCCCGAGGCGTTCCAGGCGGAGTTCCTGAAACTCGCCAAGACGCCGGTCCCGGGCATGCACCGCTACATGAACAACGCCGGCTACGTTGAGACCAGGAACGCCGTGGCGCGCATGCTTTCCGCCGCCTCCGATCTCCCGGTGCAGGGAAGCCAGGTGGTGATGACCTGCGGCGCCGGCGGGGCCTTGAACGTGGTGCTGAAGACCATCCTCAACCCCGGCGACGAGGTGATCCTGCTCACCCCGTTCTTCGTGGAGTACCGCTTCTACATCGACAACCACGGCGGCGTTCCGGTCGAGGTCTGGACCGACCGCGAGACCTTCCAGCTCGACATACCGGCCATCGCCGCGGCGGTCACCGCCAAGACCCGCGCCATCATCATCTGCTCACCCAACAACCCGACCGGCGTCATCTACCCGGCCGAGAGCCTGAAGGCCCTGGGCGAGATGGTGGCCGCCAAGGAACAGGAGCTGGGGCGGCAGATCCTCGTCATCTCCGACGAGCCCTACGCCCGCATCGCCTACGACGGCAAAAACGTCCCCAACATTTTCCGCTACGTCGCCAACTCGGTCATCGTCACCTCCCACTCCAAGGACCTGGCCCTTCCCGGCGAGCGCATCGGCTACCTGGCCGCGAGCCCGAGGATGAAGGACGTGGACCAGTTCATGGAAGGGGCGGTGTTCTCCAACCGCGTGCTCGGCTTCGTCAACGCACCGGCCCTGATGCAGCGCTTGGTGGCCGGGCTGCAGCACGTCTCCGTCGACATCGACGCCTACCGGGTCAAGCGCGACCTGCTCTACAACTCGCTCACCGAGATGGGCTTTTCCATGGTCAAGCCCGACGGCGCCTTCTACCTCTTCCCCAAGTCGCCCCTTGCCGACGACGTCGAGTTCGTCAAGATGGCGCAAAAGCACCGCATTCTCCTCGTGCCCGGTGCCGGCTTCGGCGCCCCCGGCTTCTTCCGCATCGCCTACTGCGTGGACAAGGGGATGATCGAGCGGAGCATCCCGGCCTGGCGCGAGCTCGCCAAAGAGGCTGGCCTCCAGGGATAG
- a CDS encoding sigma-54-dependent transcriptional regulator produces the protein MTDTILIVDDEEGIRSSLAGILEDEGYRTVCAADGAEALALCQKELPGLVLLDIWMPRMDGIETLKRLKEQHPALNVIMMSGHGTIETAVKSTKLGAYDFIEKPLSLEKVVVTVENALSMNRLKEENATLRGQVQQGHEMIGNSPSMQQLAEQIRLVAPTNASVLITGENGTGKELVARSVHYHSQRRDKPFIEINCAAIPEELIESELFGHERGAFTGAVAQKKGKFDLADGGTLFLDEIGDMSLKTQAKVLRILQEKKFERVGGTRTLEVDVRIVAATNKLLEEEIKNGTFREDLYYRLNVVPFKVPPLRERREDIPLLAGYFLDAFCDQEGRERKRFVPEAMESLKRYDWPGNVRELKNIVERLVIMTPGGTITMNHLPEDFVSPGGREGGGGKLDSVLELSSLREAREEFEREFIMQKLEENDWNVSKTAEAIELERSNLHRKIKSYGIDMKK, from the coding sequence ATGACCGACACCATTCTGATAGTGGACGACGAGGAGGGGATCCGCTCCTCCCTGGCCGGCATCCTCGAGGACGAGGGGTACCGCACCGTCTGCGCCGCCGACGGCGCCGAGGCGCTCGCCCTGTGCCAGAAGGAGCTCCCCGGGCTCGTGCTCCTGGATATCTGGATGCCCAGGATGGACGGCATCGAGACGCTCAAGCGTTTGAAGGAGCAGCATCCCGCCCTCAACGTGATCATGATGAGCGGCCACGGCACCATCGAGACCGCGGTCAAGTCCACCAAGCTTGGGGCCTACGACTTCATCGAGAAGCCGCTCTCCCTGGAGAAGGTGGTGGTCACGGTGGAGAACGCGCTCTCCATGAACCGGCTCAAGGAGGAGAACGCGACCCTTAGGGGGCAGGTGCAGCAGGGACACGAGATGATCGGCAACTCGCCTTCCATGCAGCAGTTGGCCGAGCAGATCCGTCTGGTCGCCCCGACCAACGCCTCCGTCCTCATCACCGGCGAGAACGGCACCGGCAAGGAGCTGGTGGCCCGCTCGGTCCACTACCACAGCCAGCGCCGGGACAAGCCCTTCATCGAGATCAACTGCGCCGCCATCCCCGAGGAGCTGATCGAGAGCGAGCTTTTCGGCCACGAGCGGGGCGCCTTCACGGGAGCCGTGGCGCAGAAGAAGGGAAAATTCGACCTGGCCGACGGCGGCACGCTGTTTCTCGACGAGATCGGCGACATGTCGCTCAAGACCCAGGCCAAGGTGCTGCGCATCCTGCAGGAGAAGAAGTTCGAGAGGGTGGGCGGCACCAGGACCCTCGAGGTGGACGTCCGCATCGTCGCCGCCACCAACAAGCTCCTCGAGGAGGAGATCAAGAACGGCACCTTCCGCGAGGACCTCTACTACCGCCTGAACGTGGTCCCCTTCAAGGTGCCGCCGCTGCGCGAGCGCCGCGAGGACATACCGCTTTTGGCCGGCTACTTCCTGGACGCCTTCTGCGATCAGGAGGGGCGGGAGAGAAAGCGCTTCGTCCCCGAGGCTATGGAGTCGCTCAAGCGTTACGACTGGCCCGGCAACGTGCGCGAGCTGAAGAACATCGTGGAGCGCCTGGTGATCATGACCCCCGGCGGCACCATCACCATGAACCATCTCCCCGAAGATTTCGTCTCACCCGGCGGCCGGGAAGGGGGCGGCGGCAAGCTCGACAGCGTGCTGGAGCTCTCCAGCCTCAGGGAGGCGCGCGAGGAGTTCGAGCGCGAGTTCATCATGCAAAAGCTCGAGGAGAACGACTGGAACGTCTCCAAGACCGCCGAGGCGATCGAACTGGAGCGGAGCAACCTGCACAGAAAGATCAAGAGCTACGGCATCGACATGAAGAAGTAG
- a CDS encoding FxsA family protein, with amino-acid sequence MLFRLFLIFLIVPVIEIYLIIKIGQVIGGVATVTSLLLMSLLGAWLIRHQGGRVLTQIRDELSQGRLPAAQLLDGALIFVGGVLLTTPGFFTDFLGIFFLIPATRRFIKLWLGLWLQARIARGGFVIRRHF; translated from the coding sequence ATGTTGTTTCGACTGTTTCTCATTTTCCTGATCGTGCCGGTCATCGAGATCTATCTCATCATCAAGATCGGGCAGGTGATCGGCGGCGTCGCCACCGTCACTTCCTTGCTGCTGATGAGCCTTCTGGGCGCCTGGCTGATCCGCCACCAGGGGGGGAGGGTGCTGACGCAGATCCGCGACGAGCTCTCCCAGGGGAGGCTTCCCGCGGCGCAGCTTCTGGACGGCGCCCTCATCTTCGTAGGAGGCGTCCTGCTCACCACACCCGGCTTCTTCACCGACTTCCTCGGCATCTTCTTTCTCATCCCGGCCACCAGGCGCTTTATCAAGCTCTGGCTCGGCCTGTGGCTGCAGGCGAGGATCGCCCGCGGCGGCTTCGTGATCCGCCGTCACTTCTGA
- a CDS encoding methionine adenosyltransferase: MLVVEEFHGTQVTKQRVEMVERKGTGHPDQICDCIMDSISVALSQAYLSEFGTILHHNIDKGLLAAGRVEKRFGGGEVLEPMELTIGDRATFTLAGKEIPVHDIAVAAAKGWIARNLRHVDPERHVSYRLKLAPGSQELTDIFARPGEVMGANDTSAAVGYYPLSPTERAVLALERELNGERFKTLYPETGEDVKVMGLRTGDELDLTVAMPLLAERVASERDYFERKHAIETAMQHFLAEACRGFRRTRVHYNTLDQTGRALSGVYLSLLGTSAEDADSGQVGRGNRVNGLIPIARPIGTEAAAGKNPMSHVGKIYNVLSHRIARDICKSVDGVQGAYVMLLSRIGDPVDRPQMANAQLVMEPGRSVAEVEGEVREVMQRQLSGITEFCNALARGVYPVC; this comes from the coding sequence ATGCTGGTGGTGGAAGAGTTTCACGGCACGCAGGTGACCAAGCAGCGGGTCGAGATGGTGGAGCGCAAGGGAACGGGGCACCCCGACCAGATCTGCGACTGCATCATGGACTCCATCTCGGTCGCACTCTCCCAGGCTTACCTCTCCGAGTTCGGCACCATCCTGCATCACAACATCGACAAGGGGCTCCTGGCGGCCGGGCGCGTGGAGAAGCGCTTCGGCGGCGGCGAGGTGCTCGAACCGATGGAGCTCACCATCGGCGACCGGGCCACGTTCACCCTGGCAGGGAAGGAGATCCCGGTGCACGATATCGCGGTCGCCGCCGCCAAGGGGTGGATCGCGCGCAACCTGCGTCACGTGGATCCTGAGCGCCACGTAAGCTACCGCCTGAAGCTGGCACCGGGCTCGCAGGAGCTGACCGACATCTTCGCGCGTCCCGGCGAGGTGATGGGGGCGAACGACACCTCCGCCGCCGTGGGGTACTACCCTCTGAGTCCGACCGAACGCGCCGTGCTCGCCCTGGAGCGGGAATTGAACGGCGAGCGGTTCAAGACGCTCTACCCGGAGACCGGCGAGGACGTCAAGGTGATGGGGCTTAGGACCGGGGACGAACTCGACCTCACCGTCGCCATGCCGCTTCTTGCCGAGCGGGTCGCCTCCGAGCGCGACTACTTCGAGAGAAAGCACGCCATCGAGACGGCGATGCAGCACTTCCTCGCGGAGGCGTGCCGCGGTTTCCGGCGCACCCGGGTGCACTACAACACCCTGGACCAGACCGGACGCGCCCTTTCCGGCGTGTACCTTTCTCTTTTGGGAACCTCCGCCGAGGACGCCGACTCAGGGCAGGTCGGGCGGGGCAACCGCGTCAACGGCCTCATCCCCATCGCGCGCCCCATCGGCACCGAGGCCGCCGCGGGGAAGAACCCGATGAGCCACGTCGGCAAGATCTACAACGTGCTGTCGCACCGGATCGCGCGGGACATCTGCAAGTCCGTGGACGGCGTCCAGGGGGCCTACGTCATGCTGCTGAGCCGGATCGGGGACCCGGTCGACCGGCCGCAGATGGCCAACGCGCAGCTCGTCATGGAGCCGGGGCGCAGCGTCGCCGAGGTCGAGGGGGAGGTGCGGGAGGTCATGCAGCGGCAGCTATCCGGCATCACGGAGTTCTGCAATGCACTCGCCCGCGGTGTTTACCCGGTCTGTTAA
- a CDS encoding chemotaxis protein CheX yields the protein MGLDAAVLSEANTTEEEVRKTIAEITKGVFSTMVMLDVVDEPPLDEPVLNFHETVTSMVGLAGSHSGILAIHCPKKLALQVTSSMLGMDVTEVDDDVNDAMGEIANMVGGDVKHIFSPKGADINLSIPTVIYGNDYALESISSAESLVMPFICGEERFLLSFKIGK from the coding sequence ATGGGGCTTGATGCAGCGGTGCTCAGCGAGGCCAACACGACCGAGGAAGAGGTGAGGAAAACCATCGCCGAGATCACCAAGGGGGTCTTCTCCACCATGGTGATGCTGGACGTGGTCGATGAACCTCCCCTGGATGAGCCGGTCCTGAACTTCCATGAAACGGTGACCAGCATGGTCGGCCTGGCCGGGAGCCATTCCGGGATCCTGGCGATCCACTGCCCCAAGAAGCTGGCCCTCCAGGTCACCTCGAGCATGCTGGGGATGGACGTCACCGAAGTCGATGACGACGTCAACGACGCCATGGGCGAGATCGCCAACATGGTGGGGGGGGACGTGAAGCACATCTTCTCCCCCAAGGGTGCCGACATCAACCTCTCCATCCCCACCGTCATCTACGGCAACGACTATGCCCTGGAGAGCATCTCCAGCGCCGAGTCGCTGGTGATGCCGTTTATCTGCGGCGAGGAGCGTTTCCTGCTCTCGTTCAAGATCGGCAAGTAG
- a CDS encoding hemolysin family protein has protein sequence MDTVFVELLVIAVLILLNGFFSCAEFAIISIRKSRVAQLVALGNQRAALVESLQRDPHRLLAIVQIGVTVVGSTASAVGGVIAVDYIRPVLQVSPLAMVRNAAEPLAIGIVVSAISYLQLILGELVPKTIGLQYAEPVALRVVNTITSLARVASVLVSVLSFSTRATLALFGLKGEGKAFMTREEVQHIVAEGHESGIFSETEHTFIDNLFDFTHTAVREVMVPRTRVVAFDLNLSNEEILNGVLDNMYSRYPVYLGSIEETVGFIHGKDLLGRMVREPHFDIRSIVRPPVFVPEGKKVSELLKEMQKTRVHMAFVVDEYGSISGIVTTEDLLEELVGEIEDEHDVGEPSRVQVLADGSFLVDALISVSDLEDLLELDLGEDLPYDTLAGLILNRIGRFPEQGETVELDEYLLTCEEVTRTGISQVRIVRKEQDQETKD, from the coding sequence TTGGACACCGTCTTTGTCGAACTGCTGGTCATCGCCGTCCTCATTTTGTTGAACGGATTTTTCTCCTGCGCCGAATTCGCCATCATCTCCATTCGTAAAAGCAGGGTCGCGCAACTGGTCGCCCTGGGCAACCAGCGGGCCGCGCTGGTGGAGTCGCTGCAAAGGGACCCGCACCGTCTGCTCGCCATCGTGCAGATCGGGGTCACGGTGGTCGGCTCGACCGCGTCCGCAGTGGGCGGCGTGATCGCCGTCGACTACATCCGTCCCGTGCTGCAGGTGTCCCCGCTCGCCATGGTGCGAAACGCCGCCGAACCGCTGGCCATCGGCATCGTGGTCAGCGCCATCTCGTACCTGCAGCTCATCCTGGGCGAACTGGTGCCCAAGACCATCGGGCTGCAGTACGCCGAACCGGTTGCGCTGCGGGTGGTGAACACCATCACCTCGCTGGCGCGGGTCGCCTCGGTGCTCGTCTCCGTGCTCAGCTTCTCCACCAGGGCGACGCTGGCCCTGTTCGGCCTGAAAGGGGAGGGGAAGGCATTCATGACCCGCGAGGAGGTGCAGCACATCGTCGCCGAGGGGCACGAAAGCGGCATCTTCAGCGAGACCGAACACACCTTCATCGACAACCTCTTCGACTTCACCCACACCGCGGTGCGCGAGGTGATGGTGCCGCGCACCCGCGTGGTCGCCTTCGACCTCAATCTCTCCAACGAGGAGATCCTGAACGGGGTGCTGGACAACATGTACTCCCGCTACCCGGTCTACCTGGGAAGCATCGAGGAAACCGTCGGGTTCATCCACGGCAAGGACCTTCTGGGGCGCATGGTGCGCGAGCCCCACTTCGACATCCGTTCCATCGTGCGGCCGCCGGTCTTCGTTCCCGAAGGGAAGAAGGTGAGCGAGCTGCTGAAGGAGATGCAGAAGACCAGGGTGCACATGGCTTTCGTGGTGGACGAGTACGGCAGCATCAGCGGCATCGTGACCACCGAGGACCTGCTCGAGGAACTGGTCGGCGAGATAGAGGACGAGCATGACGTGGGGGAACCGAGCCGGGTGCAGGTGCTGGCGGACGGGAGCTTCCTGGTCGACGCCCTCATCTCCGTCTCGGATCTCGAGGACCTGCTGGAGCTCGACCTGGGCGAGGATCTTCCTTACGACACGCTGGCGGGACTGATCCTGAACAGGATCGGGCGTTTTCCCGAGCAGGGAGAGACGGTGGAGCTGGACGAGTACCTGCTCACCTGCGAGGAGGTGACCCGCACCGGCATCAGCCAGGTACGGATCGTCAGGAAGGAGCAGGATCAAGAAACGAAGGATTAA
- a CDS encoding TerC family protein, translating to MTNREMMWIAFAGIITVMFILDLFVFNRKSHEIKFREALAWTVVWVGLAMAFNVGVWYVLGPAKALEFLTGYIIEESLSVDNLFVFIMIFSYFKVARAHQPKILKWGIIGALVMRGIFIVVGIELIERFHWMVYVFGAVLIYTGFKMAFGGDDEVHPEHNPLVRLARRFIPITRRARGDHFFIKRCGIWAATPLFLTLLVVESSDVIFAVDSIPAVLAVTHDPFIVYSSNIFAIMGLRSLYYLLAHVMEMFVHLKLGVSVILAFVGAKMLLADLVEIPLQLSLGVIVGALTISVLSSIFLGGKKGRG from the coding sequence TTGACCAACAGAGAGATGATGTGGATCGCCTTCGCGGGGATCATCACGGTGATGTTCATCCTGGACCTCTTCGTGTTCAACAGGAAGAGCCACGAGATAAAGTTCCGCGAGGCGCTGGCCTGGACCGTGGTCTGGGTCGGTCTCGCCATGGCGTTCAACGTCGGCGTCTGGTACGTGCTGGGGCCGGCCAAGGCGCTGGAATTCCTTACCGGTTACATCATCGAAGAGTCGCTGTCCGTCGACAACCTTTTCGTCTTCATCATGATCTTCTCGTACTTCAAGGTCGCCCGGGCGCACCAGCCCAAGATCCTGAAGTGGGGGATCATCGGTGCCCTGGTGATGCGCGGCATCTTCATCGTGGTGGGGATCGAGCTGATCGAGCGTTTCCACTGGATGGTCTACGTGTTCGGGGCGGTGCTGATCTACACCGGTTTCAAGATGGCCTTCGGCGGGGATGACGAGGTGCACCCGGAGCACAACCCGCTGGTGCGGCTGGCCCGGCGTTTCATCCCCATCACCAGGAGGGCGCGCGGCGATCACTTCTTCATCAAGAGGTGCGGCATCTGGGCCGCGACCCCCCTCTTTCTGACCCTGCTCGTCGTCGAATCGAGCGACGTGATCTTCGCGGTCGATTCCATCCCCGCGGTACTTGCGGTCACCCACGACCCGTTCATCGTGTACAGCTCCAACATCTTCGCCATCATGGGGCTGCGCTCGCTGTACTACCTGCTGGCCCACGTCATGGAGATGTTCGTCCACCTGAAGCTCGGCGTTTCCGTGATCCTCGCCTTTGTCGGGGCGAAGATGCTCCTGGCGGACCTGGTCGAGATCCCGCTGCAGCTCTCCCTGGGCGTCATCGTGGGTGCCCTGACCATTTCGGTGCTGTCCTCGATCTTCCTCGGGGGGAAGAAAGGCAGGGGGTAG
- the htpX gene encoding zinc metalloprotease HtpX: MNRFKTAVLLTTLTLIMVALGSAIGGRGGMYFAFLMACAMNLFSYWFSDKIVLRMYGAQEITEAENPAFYGMIRRLAVQGGLPMPRVYIIPSESPNAFATGRNPEHAAVAATEGILRILTPEEMEGVMAHELSHVANRDILISTIAATIAGAISMLANMVQWAAIFGGRSDDEEGGGWGGLALAIIAPIAAMLIQLAVSRSREYLADESGARLCGKPLSLANALRKLDQASRALPMSEARPATAHMFIVNPLTAGMLMRLFSTHPPMEERIARLEQMGH; encoded by the coding sequence ATGAACAGATTCAAGACAGCGGTCCTGCTCACCACGCTTACGCTGATCATGGTGGCCCTGGGGAGCGCCATCGGCGGCAGGGGCGGCATGTACTTCGCCTTCCTCATGGCCTGCGCCATGAACCTCTTCTCCTACTGGTTCTCCGACAAGATCGTGCTGCGCATGTACGGGGCGCAGGAGATCACCGAGGCGGAGAACCCCGCCTTCTACGGCATGATCAGAAGGCTCGCGGTCCAGGGAGGGCTCCCGATGCCCCGGGTCTACATCATCCCCTCGGAGAGCCCCAACGCCTTCGCCACCGGCAGAAACCCCGAACATGCCGCGGTCGCCGCGACCGAGGGGATCCTGCGCATTCTCACCCCCGAGGAGATGGAGGGGGTCATGGCACACGAGCTAAGCCACGTCGCCAACCGCGACATCCTGATTTCCACCATCGCCGCCACCATCGCCGGCGCGATTTCCATGCTGGCGAACATGGTGCAGTGGGCGGCCATCTTCGGCGGCCGCAGCGACGACGAGGAGGGGGGCGGCTGGGGTGGGCTGGCACTCGCCATCATAGCGCCGATCGCCGCCATGCTGATCCAGCTCGCCGTCTCCCGCAGCCGCGAGTACCTGGCCGACGAAAGCGGTGCCAGGCTGTGCGGCAAGCCGCTCTCCCTCGCCAACGCGCTGAGGAAGCTGGACCAGGCCTCCCGGGCGCTGCCGATGTCCGAGGCGAGGCCGGCAACGGCGCACATGTTCATCGTGAACCCGCTCACCGCCGGGATGCTGATGAGACTTTTTTCCACGCACCCCCCCATGGAGGAGCGTATCGCCCGGCTGGAGCAGATGGGGCATTAA
- a CDS encoding ANTAR domain-containing response regulator: protein MGKAVLYIRDEDLLESLKNRLRERGFAEIIASGSSGELLSEALANHPEVAVVEFSAGDQEIVGAVKRLWDKLSLPIVVIAESCDLEDVQTWGESAVSTILAKPVREEELVAALVLSIAAARRVERLKEEVCSLKESIESRKVIEKAKGRLMERDKLSEAEAFRRMQRLAMDRRISMRQLADAILLTESIAG from the coding sequence ATGGGAAAAGCGGTCCTGTACATTCGCGACGAGGATCTCCTGGAGAGCCTAAAAAACAGGCTGAGGGAGCGGGGTTTTGCTGAAATAATAGCGTCCGGGAGTTCGGGGGAGCTGTTGAGCGAGGCCCTGGCCAACCATCCGGAGGTGGCCGTCGTCGAATTCAGCGCCGGCGACCAGGAGATCGTCGGCGCGGTCAAGAGGCTCTGGGACAAGCTCAGCCTCCCGATCGTGGTGATCGCGGAAAGCTGCGACTTGGAGGATGTGCAGACCTGGGGAGAGTCGGCGGTATCCACCATCCTGGCCAAGCCGGTCCGGGAAGAGGAACTGGTCGCAGCGCTGGTCCTTTCCATCGCCGCGGCGCGCCGGGTGGAGCGGCTCAAGGAAGAGGTCTGTTCCCTGAAGGAGAGCATCGAAAGCAGAAAGGTGATCGAGAAGGCCAAGGGGCGGCTCATGGAGCGCGACAAGCTGTCCGAGGCCGAGGCCTTCCGCCGGATGCAGCGGCTTGCCATGGACCGCAGGATATCGATGCGGCAGCTGGCCGACGCCATCCTGCTCACCGAGAGCATCGCCGGGTAG